From the Ictalurus furcatus strain D&B chromosome 19, Billie_1.0, whole genome shotgun sequence genome, one window contains:
- the ngs gene encoding notochord granular surface isoform X1: MSRSPERISSYRRHFEGALASSSSTCHIRVSSPSPRRHETRHRSVSYTRSARRAHSGTRSARLTGSVSMSALCVGMGLGGALDLEAASAANQDYLNTRTSERQEMITLNDRLAVYIEKVRTLEQQNKLLETEIEALKGRYVKPSGLRMMYEEQLRELRRVADQMRAQRDLAIAAKEAMVAQLEMVKVKYEEALEARKKAEQDIEAFKPDVDAATAARIALEKQLENLEVEMEFLQRIHKQEIEELMTQIYETVAKVDVVFALPDLASALKEIQSQYDSIAARNLQEMDAWYKTKFQDLNTASTRHVESVRGIREEVVSYKKDIQNKQRDLDALNTRYETLLAQIRDNQEKYRKAEEDLQARIEALKLDMKTVKEKITLLLKEYQDLLNVKMALEIEIITYRKLIEGEDTRLSTMVQGMTLMSLSMSGSLSTSGVRVSGALAEAAGGAAAVSSKLPPSSNGHQETTEEFSHDQAVELTERKTVLIRTVKTDEDVIQRDTQERTITISGAADETEE; the protein is encoded by the exons ATGAGTCGCAGCCCGGAACGCATCTCCTCGTACCGGAGGCACTTTGAAGGAGCGCTCgcttcttcctcctccacctgcCACATCCGGGTCTCCAGTCCGAGTCCACGCAGACACGAAACCCGCCACCGGTCCGTCAGCTACACCCGCAGCGCGCGCAGGGCTCACTCCGGCACCCGCAGCGCGCGCCTCACCGG cagtgtgagtatgagtgcTCTGTGTGTTGGTATGGGTCTTGGAGGTGCACTGGATCTGGAAGCTGCTTCTGCTGCCAATCAGGACTACCTAAACACACGCACAAGCGAGAGACAGGAGATGATCACCCTCAATGACCGCCTGGCTGTCTACATTGAGAAG GTGCGCACTCTGGAGCAGCAAAACAAACTGCTTGAGACTGAGATCGAAGCCCTGAAGGGCCGCTATGTGAAGCCTTCGGGCTTGCGCATGATGTACGAGGAGCAGTTGAGAGAACTCAGGAGGGTCGCTGACCAGATGAGAGCCCAGAGG GACCTTGCTATCGCTGCTAAGGAGGCCATGGTGGCACAGCTGGAGATGGTCAAGGTCAAGTATGAGGAGGCACTGGAAGCCAGGAAAAAGGCTGAACAGGACATTGAAGCGTTCAAGCCT GATGTCGACGCTGCCACTGCTGCCCGCATTGCTCTGGAGAAACagctggagaacctggaggtaGAGATGGAGTTCCTTCAGAGGATTCACAAACAG GAAATCGAAGAACTGATGACTCAGATTTATGAAACCGTGGCTAAAGTCGATGTGGTCTTCGCTCTTCCTGACCTCGCATCCGCCCTCAAAGAGATCCAATCCCAGTACGACAGCATCGCTGCACGAAACCTCCAG GAAATGGACGCCTGGTATAAGACGAAATTCCAGGACTTGAACACGGCGTCGACACGACACGTGGAATCCGTACGGGGAATTAGGGAAGAAGTCGTGAGCTACAAGAAGGAC ATTCAGAATAAGCAACGGGATCTGGATGCACTTAACACCAGGTATGAGACTTTGTTGGCTCAGATTCGTGACAACCAAGAGAAATACAGGAAGGCGGAAGAGGATTTACAG GCCCGTATCGAGGCACTGAAGCTGGATATGAAGACAGTCAAAGAGAAGATCACTCTGCTGCTGAAAGAATATCAGGATCTCCTTAATGTCAAGATGGCTCTGGAGATCGAGATCATCACCTACAG GAAGCTGATCGAGGGCGAGGACACCCGTTTATCAACAATGGTGCAAGGCATGACTCTGATGAGCCTCAGCATGTCCGGGAGTCTCAGCACCTCAGGGGTGAGGGTGAGTGGAGCTTTAGCTGAAGCGGCTGGTGGAGCAGCCGCCGTGTCCTCAAAGCTTCCGCCATCCTCTAACGGCCACCAAGAAACCACGGAGGAGTTCTCCCACGACCAGGCCGTGGAATTGACGGAGAGGAAGACGGTCCTCATCAG AACAGTTAAGACAGACGAGGACGTCAttcagagagacacacaggagcGCACCATCACCATCTCCGGAGCAGCAGATGAGACCGAGGAGTAG
- the ngs gene encoding notochord granular surface isoform X2, producing the protein MSRSPERISSYRRHFEGALASSSSTCHIRVSSPSPRRHETRHRSVSYTRSARRAHSGTRSARLTGSVSMSALCVGMGLGGALDLEAASAANQDYLNTRTSERQEMITLNDRLAVYIEKVRTLEQQNKLLETEIEALKGRYVKPSGLRMMYEEQLRELRRVADQMRAQRDLAIAAKEAMVAQLEMVKVKYEEALEARKKAEQDIEAFKPDVDAATAARIALEKQLENLEVEMEFLQRIHKQEIEELMTQIYETVAKVDVVFALPDLASALKEIQSQYDSIAARNLQEMDAWYKTKFQDLNTASTRHVESVRGIREEVVSYKKDIQNKQRDLDALNTRYETLLAQIRDNQEKYRKAEEDLQARIEALKLDMKTVKEKITLLLKEYQDLLNVKMALEIEIITYRKLIEGEDTRLSTMVQGMTLMSLSMSGSLSTSGVRVSGALAEAAGGAAAVSSKLPPSSNGHQETTEEFSHDQAVELTERKTVLIS; encoded by the exons ATGAGTCGCAGCCCGGAACGCATCTCCTCGTACCGGAGGCACTTTGAAGGAGCGCTCgcttcttcctcctccacctgcCACATCCGGGTCTCCAGTCCGAGTCCACGCAGACACGAAACCCGCCACCGGTCCGTCAGCTACACCCGCAGCGCGCGCAGGGCTCACTCCGGCACCCGCAGCGCGCGCCTCACCGG cagtgtgagtatgagtgcTCTGTGTGTTGGTATGGGTCTTGGAGGTGCACTGGATCTGGAAGCTGCTTCTGCTGCCAATCAGGACTACCTAAACACACGCACAAGCGAGAGACAGGAGATGATCACCCTCAATGACCGCCTGGCTGTCTACATTGAGAAG GTGCGCACTCTGGAGCAGCAAAACAAACTGCTTGAGACTGAGATCGAAGCCCTGAAGGGCCGCTATGTGAAGCCTTCGGGCTTGCGCATGATGTACGAGGAGCAGTTGAGAGAACTCAGGAGGGTCGCTGACCAGATGAGAGCCCAGAGG GACCTTGCTATCGCTGCTAAGGAGGCCATGGTGGCACAGCTGGAGATGGTCAAGGTCAAGTATGAGGAGGCACTGGAAGCCAGGAAAAAGGCTGAACAGGACATTGAAGCGTTCAAGCCT GATGTCGACGCTGCCACTGCTGCCCGCATTGCTCTGGAGAAACagctggagaacctggaggtaGAGATGGAGTTCCTTCAGAGGATTCACAAACAG GAAATCGAAGAACTGATGACTCAGATTTATGAAACCGTGGCTAAAGTCGATGTGGTCTTCGCTCTTCCTGACCTCGCATCCGCCCTCAAAGAGATCCAATCCCAGTACGACAGCATCGCTGCACGAAACCTCCAG GAAATGGACGCCTGGTATAAGACGAAATTCCAGGACTTGAACACGGCGTCGACACGACACGTGGAATCCGTACGGGGAATTAGGGAAGAAGTCGTGAGCTACAAGAAGGAC ATTCAGAATAAGCAACGGGATCTGGATGCACTTAACACCAGGTATGAGACTTTGTTGGCTCAGATTCGTGACAACCAAGAGAAATACAGGAAGGCGGAAGAGGATTTACAG GCCCGTATCGAGGCACTGAAGCTGGATATGAAGACAGTCAAAGAGAAGATCACTCTGCTGCTGAAAGAATATCAGGATCTCCTTAATGTCAAGATGGCTCTGGAGATCGAGATCATCACCTACAG GAAGCTGATCGAGGGCGAGGACACCCGTTTATCAACAATGGTGCAAGGCATGACTCTGATGAGCCTCAGCATGTCCGGGAGTCTCAGCACCTCAGGGGTGAGGGTGAGTGGAGCTTTAGCTGAAGCGGCTGGTGGAGCAGCCGCCGTGTCCTCAAAGCTTCCGCCATCCTCTAACGGCCACCAAGAAACCACGGAGGAGTTCTCCCACGACCAGGCCGTGGAATTGACGGAGAGGAAGACGGTCCTCATCAG TTAA